A part of Streptantibioticus cattleyicolor NRRL 8057 = DSM 46488 genomic DNA contains:
- a CDS encoding ABC1 kinase family protein — MLAERGRLLLTVVGELLAAEVCAAGTRIRGPDERARRERQRALRIRTALERLGPLYVKAGQVLSTREDLVPPAVARELESLHDRAAPCPFDRMSAVLEAELGPDWRRRFRHFDTERPLGCASIAQAYAAVLDDGRSVVVKVQRPGIAAQMTTDMRLLRGMTRTLARRTPVLSETIDFEAMLAVIFEAVRNELDLTLEAANMDEARAAVTAVPGIDVPGVVHATERVLIQRRAPGTSVRDADPAAFDDAERERVGTGLLTVMYQGYFIDHRFHADPHPGNVFVCPGGPTTLIDWGMIGRLDRHLSSTLLMTLLGLANNDAHAVARAWSEMGRPTPWADIGAFEQDMSVVVPRLASIPLDRLRFGASLATLLRLSTRRGIRTNPMIGLLGKSFANMEGTVRHLAPHLSATDVLVRQTGRVLGEYAAQSLSQQQLGFTALQLLSGLETLLPHARAVGRSLSGGDLTLQHTAVTRPFSLVDHRSSARIRRAEHHLLGAAALVWLLRRRGRG; from the coding sequence GTGCTTGCTGAACGTGGTCGGCTGCTGCTCACCGTCGTCGGTGAGCTGCTCGCCGCGGAAGTCTGTGCGGCCGGCACCCGGATACGCGGCCCGGACGAACGCGCCCGCCGGGAACGCCAACGCGCGCTGCGGATCCGCACCGCCCTGGAACGGCTCGGCCCGCTGTACGTGAAGGCCGGCCAGGTGCTCTCCACCCGCGAGGACCTGGTGCCGCCCGCCGTCGCCCGTGAGCTGGAGAGCCTGCACGACCGCGCGGCGCCCTGCCCCTTCGACCGGATGTCCGCCGTCCTGGAGGCGGAACTGGGCCCCGACTGGCGCCGGCGCTTCCGGCACTTCGACACCGAACGCCCGCTGGGCTGCGCCTCCATCGCCCAGGCCTACGCGGCCGTCCTCGACGACGGCCGGTCCGTGGTGGTCAAGGTCCAGCGCCCCGGCATCGCGGCGCAGATGACCACCGACATGCGCCTGCTGCGCGGCATGACCCGGACCCTGGCCCGCCGCACCCCCGTCCTGAGCGAAACCATCGACTTCGAGGCCATGCTCGCGGTGATCTTCGAGGCGGTACGGAACGAACTCGACCTCACCCTCGAAGCGGCCAACATGGACGAAGCACGCGCCGCCGTCACCGCCGTCCCCGGCATCGACGTGCCCGGCGTGGTGCACGCCACCGAGCGGGTCCTGATCCAGCGGCGCGCCCCGGGCACCAGCGTCCGCGACGCCGACCCCGCCGCCTTCGACGACGCCGAACGCGAACGCGTCGGCACCGGCCTGCTGACCGTGATGTACCAGGGATACTTCATCGACCACCGCTTCCACGCCGACCCCCACCCCGGCAATGTCTTCGTCTGCCCCGGCGGCCCGACGACCCTCATCGACTGGGGCATGATCGGCCGCCTCGACCGTCACTTGAGCTCCACGCTGCTGATGACCCTGCTCGGGCTCGCCAACAACGACGCCCACGCGGTGGCCCGCGCCTGGTCGGAGATGGGCCGGCCGACGCCCTGGGCCGACATCGGCGCCTTCGAGCAGGACATGTCCGTCGTGGTGCCGCGCCTGGCGTCGATCCCGCTGGACCGGCTGCGCTTCGGTGCCTCGCTCGCCACCTTGCTGCGGCTGTCCACCCGGCGGGGCATCCGTACCAACCCCATGATCGGCCTGCTCGGCAAGTCCTTCGCCAACATGGAAGGCACCGTCCGCCACCTCGCCCCCCACCTGAGCGCCACCGACGTCCTGGTCCGCCAGACCGGCCGGGTGCTCGGCGAGTACGCGGCGCAGTCGCTCTCCCAGCAGCAACTGGGCTTCACGGCGCTGCAACTCCTCTCCGGCCTGGAGACGTTGCTGCCGCACGCCCGGGCCGTCGGCCGCAGCCTGTCCGGCGGCGACCTCACCCTCCAGCACACCGCCGTCACCCGCCCCTTCTCCCTCGTCGACCACCGCTCGTCCGCCCGAATAAGGCGTGCCGAACACCACTTGCTCGGCGCGGCGGCCCTGGTGTGGCTGCTCCGGCGCCGTGGCCGGGGCTGA
- a CDS encoding amidohydrolase family protein — MDNAPHVSGLSRRRFIQAAAGTAAAGAVLTPAASATAATPEHVTLSFTSATNGAATLSPAGDRLVAEMQNVLWSVPRGGGDAVPLTTPDLEPTRPVFSPDGSRLVVCAYRGGQFHLWSLDPDGSGVRQLTEGPWDDRGPAWSPDGTRIAFASERGGDPVAGSPYRIWVLEVATGRLLRLTGLPGQDGPSQDGPWEDFDPTWSPDGRRVLFVRGRTVPDPGPAGTVLEARTIAAVAADGSGPVTVAHTDTAAGQLMVPAVAPDGRLAYLRTTPSPAASCTLVVDGRDVPVDGDLAPVPPRWVSPEELLLTVDGHFRLLRPGRGTGEVIPFRAAMSVARPAYRVKSYDLAGGAVRPVRGIHLPALSPDGRRIAFAALNSLWVQETSGGTPRRITRADPTRYLLGPVWARDGRSLLYTDDRDGLHAVRRHDLATGAETVLAPGGRVHPALSPDGTRLACLDMAGRLLVRDLSTGAERVLAAPMGGGGLPGRPSWSPDGRYVALCDRNRLNQRFREGYNLIRVVDTADGTSRLHTAAPHTSLSDRYDSGPVWSPDGRWMAVIVESALWLLPVRPDGTPDGPARQVTEESADHPSWSGDSGSLLYLSAGRPRLLDVATGKARTLRIPLDQRRPEPADTVVHAGRFWDGTGETVRDDVDVVVRRGRVAAVEPHRARPRAAVRHVDASAATVVPGLWDAHTHPWQSTYGGRQTALQLAYGITTAVSLGGFAYEQARLREAVDAGELAGPRLLTTGELLDGSRVAYSMGRAHRTAEGLRRSLARGAALDWDFVKTYVRAPGWLMAEAARFAHEELGVRSGGHLCTPGIQTGQDLTTHLQATQRLEYGHATTATGHAYQDVTALYAGDRFHMIATPFTALPLLGADPALAADPRVTTLMPPWDTAVVRAQAAAPPTPAQLAALTTETDIYRRLLADGALVALGTDSPLVPVGLHLHLALRALHRAGLSPAETLRTATVTPARVFGVDAHLGTLRPGRLADLTIVDGDPFTDFSTLVRTASVLRGGVPFRQADLVAAFADGTRTDAHDAHWQMVSRQLRRDSCCDMHG; from the coding sequence ATGGACAACGCACCGCACGTTTCCGGACTGTCCCGGCGCCGGTTCATCCAGGCCGCGGCGGGGACCGCGGCGGCGGGGGCGGTGCTCACCCCGGCCGCGTCCGCCACCGCCGCGACGCCGGAACACGTCACGCTGTCGTTCACCTCGGCCACCAACGGCGCGGCGACGCTCTCCCCGGCCGGTGACCGCCTCGTCGCGGAGATGCAGAACGTGCTGTGGTCCGTGCCGCGCGGCGGCGGTGACGCGGTGCCGCTGACGACCCCGGACCTGGAGCCGACCCGGCCGGTCTTCTCCCCCGACGGCTCGCGGCTCGTGGTCTGCGCCTACCGTGGCGGCCAGTTCCACCTGTGGTCGCTGGACCCGGACGGCTCGGGGGTCCGGCAGCTCACCGAGGGGCCGTGGGACGACCGGGGGCCGGCCTGGTCGCCGGACGGCACCCGGATCGCCTTCGCCTCCGAGCGCGGCGGCGACCCGGTAGCGGGGAGCCCGTACCGGATCTGGGTGCTGGAGGTGGCCACCGGGCGGCTGCTGCGCCTCACCGGGCTGCCCGGCCAGGACGGGCCGTCGCAGGACGGCCCCTGGGAGGACTTCGACCCGACGTGGTCCCCCGACGGGCGCCGGGTGCTCTTCGTCCGCGGCCGTACCGTCCCCGACCCCGGCCCGGCCGGCACGGTGCTCGAGGCCCGGACCATCGCGGCGGTGGCCGCCGACGGCTCGGGCCCGGTCACCGTGGCCCACACCGACACCGCCGCGGGACAGCTGATGGTGCCCGCCGTCGCCCCGGACGGGCGCCTGGCCTACCTGCGCACCACGCCCTCCCCGGCGGCCTCCTGCACCCTGGTCGTGGACGGCCGGGACGTACCGGTGGACGGCGACCTCGCGCCGGTGCCGCCGCGCTGGGTCTCGCCGGAGGAACTGCTGCTCACCGTGGACGGCCACTTCCGCCTGCTGCGCCCGGGCCGGGGAACGGGTGAGGTCATCCCGTTCCGCGCCGCCATGTCCGTCGCCCGCCCCGCCTACCGCGTCAAGTCGTACGACCTGGCGGGCGGCGCCGTGCGTCCGGTGCGCGGGATCCATCTGCCCGCGCTCTCCCCCGACGGGCGGCGGATCGCGTTCGCCGCACTCAACTCGCTGTGGGTGCAGGAGACTTCGGGCGGTACGCCACGGCGGATCACCCGTGCCGACCCCACGCGCTATCTGCTCGGTCCGGTCTGGGCGCGGGACGGGCGGTCGCTGCTGTACACCGACGACCGCGACGGCCTGCACGCCGTCCGCCGCCACGATCTGGCCACCGGCGCCGAGACCGTCCTGGCCCCGGGCGGCCGGGTGCATCCGGCGCTCTCCCCCGACGGCACCCGGCTCGCCTGCCTCGACATGGCCGGCCGCCTCCTCGTCCGCGACCTGTCCACCGGCGCCGAACGGGTGCTGGCGGCACCGATGGGCGGCGGCGGCCTGCCCGGCCGTCCCTCCTGGTCCCCGGACGGACGGTACGTCGCCCTGTGCGACCGCAACCGGCTCAACCAGCGCTTCCGTGAGGGATACAACCTCATCCGGGTGGTCGACACCGCGGACGGCACCTCCCGCCTGCACACCGCCGCCCCGCACACCTCGCTCTCCGACCGCTACGACTCCGGCCCGGTGTGGTCGCCGGACGGGCGGTGGATGGCGGTGATCGTCGAGTCGGCGCTGTGGCTGCTGCCGGTGCGGCCGGACGGTACGCCCGACGGCCCCGCCCGGCAGGTCACCGAGGAGAGCGCCGACCATCCGTCGTGGTCGGGCGACTCCGGTTCGCTGCTGTACCTGTCGGCGGGCCGGCCGCGCCTGCTCGACGTGGCCACCGGCAAGGCCCGTACCCTGCGGATCCCGCTCGACCAGCGGCGCCCCGAGCCCGCCGACACCGTCGTCCACGCGGGCCGCTTCTGGGACGGCACCGGCGAGACGGTCCGGGACGACGTCGACGTGGTCGTACGCCGGGGCCGCGTCGCCGCGGTCGAACCGCACCGGGCCCGGCCCCGGGCCGCCGTACGCCACGTCGACGCCTCGGCGGCCACGGTCGTCCCCGGGCTGTGGGACGCGCACACCCACCCCTGGCAGAGCACCTACGGCGGCCGGCAGACCGCGCTGCAACTCGCCTACGGCATCACCACGGCCGTCTCCCTCGGCGGCTTCGCCTACGAGCAGGCCCGGTTGCGCGAGGCCGTCGACGCCGGCGAACTCGCCGGACCCCGGCTGCTGACCACCGGCGAACTCCTCGACGGCTCCCGCGTCGCCTACAGCATGGGGCGGGCCCACCGCACCGCCGAGGGACTGCGCCGTTCCCTCGCCCGGGGCGCCGCGCTCGACTGGGACTTCGTCAAGACCTATGTGCGGGCGCCGGGTTGGCTGATGGCGGAGGCGGCGCGCTTCGCCCACGAGGAGTTGGGCGTACGCTCCGGCGGCCACCTGTGCACCCCCGGCATCCAGACCGGGCAGGACCTCACCACCCATCTCCAGGCGACGCAACGCCTGGAGTACGGCCACGCCACCACCGCCACCGGCCACGCCTACCAGGACGTGACCGCGCTCTACGCCGGCGACCGGTTCCACATGATCGCCACGCCGTTCACCGCGCTGCCGCTGCTCGGCGCCGACCCCGCGCTCGCCGCCGACCCCCGCGTCACCACCTTGATGCCGCCCTGGGACACCGCCGTGGTCCGCGCCCAGGCGGCGGCCCCGCCGACCCCGGCCCAACTGGCGGCGCTCACCACGGAAACCGACATCTACCGCCGCCTGCTCGCCGACGGCGCCCTCGTCGCGCTCGGCACCGACTCCCCCCTCGTCCCGGTCGGCCTCCACCTCCACCTCGCGCTGCGCGCGCTCCACCGCGCCGGACTGTCCCCGGCCGAAACCCTCCGCACGGCCACCGTGACCCCGGCCCGCGTCTTCGGCGTCGACGCCCACCTGGGCACCCTGCGCCCCGGCAGACTCGCCGACCTCACCATCGTGGACGGCGACCCCTTCACCGACTTCTCCACCCTGGTCCGCACCGCCTCCGTCCTGCGCGGCGGCGTCCCGTTCCGCCAGGCCGACCTGGTGGCCGCCTTCGCCGACGGAACACGCACGGACGCCCACGACGCGCACTGGCAGATGGTGAGCCGGCAGTTGCGCCGCGACAGTTGCTGCGACATGCACGGCTGA
- a CDS encoding membrane protein, translated as MSDEQYNPYAAQPDQQQPQQQPGYGYPAANYPPAPPYGAPGYGAPGYGVMPMQPSNGMGTAGLVLGIIGLVMSLTFVLTVIGMILGLLAIIFGGIGISKANKGEATNKGAAITGLVTGILALVLLPLLFTLFLGSVYSSM; from the coding sequence ATGTCGGACGAGCAGTACAACCCTTATGCGGCGCAGCCGGATCAGCAGCAGCCGCAGCAGCAGCCCGGGTACGGATACCCGGCTGCCAACTACCCGCCGGCCCCGCCCTACGGCGCCCCGGGGTACGGCGCTCCGGGGTACGGCGTCATGCCGATGCAGCCGAGCAACGGCATGGGGACCGCCGGCCTGGTGCTGGGCATCATCGGTCTGGTCATGAGCCTCACCTTCGTGCTGACGGTCATCGGCATGATCCTCGGCCTCCTCGCGATCATCTTCGGCGGCATCGGGATCAGCAAGGCGAACAAGGGCGAGGCCACCAACAAGGGGGCCGCCATCACGGGACTGGTCACCGGCATCCTGGCCCTGGTGCTGCTCCCGCTGCTGTTCACACTGTTCCTGGGCAGCGTGTACAGCAGCATGTAG
- a CDS encoding DUF6114 domain-containing protein has translation MPVTDGVPGPRTGRRGFPRRLPRRPFAASALMTAAGVELAYPPLRHPEFLGLQGLGGTSALLIAAALTGCGVLVLCRPRHASVIGVAAVVLGLVSCPMANLGGFVVGMVLAVLGGAFALAWSPASGGPTTA, from the coding sequence ATGCCTGTGACCGACGGTGTCCCGGGGCCGCGTACCGGTCGGCGGGGGTTCCCGCGCCGCCTGCCACGGCGGCCGTTCGCCGCGTCCGCGCTGATGACCGCGGCCGGTGTGGAGCTGGCGTATCCGCCGTTGCGGCACCCGGAGTTCCTCGGGTTGCAGGGGCTCGGCGGGACGTCGGCCCTGCTGATCGCCGCCGCGTTGACCGGGTGCGGGGTGCTGGTGCTGTGCCGACCGCGCCATGCGTCCGTCATCGGGGTGGCCGCCGTCGTGCTGGGGCTCGTCTCCTGTCCGATGGCCAACCTCGGGGGGTTCGTCGTCGGGATGGTGCTGGCCGTGCTCGGTGGTGCGTTCGCCCTGGCGTGGTCGCCCGCGTCCGGTGGGCCCACGACGGCGTGA
- a CDS encoding LysR substrate-binding domain-containing protein, with amino-acid sequence MPRVPDPRTVPLPPRTPDLESLRLLVLVADLGSLGRAAERLRISQPSASRRLSTLERGLGLVLVDRTRRGSRLTLAGQVVAGHARRVLDELDELLAGAGKLRDRREAELRVAASLTIAEYLLPVWISRLRGRRPELYIGLQVTNSENVPELVESGEADIGFIEGPRLSRVMSTRQVAEDRLVVVVDPGHPWARRQEPLSARELSRTPLVLRESGSGTRQTLDRALYLAGCERVRPLVELGSTAAVRGAVIAGTGPSVLSELAVRGDIAEGRLVGVDVAGVDLTRDLRAVWPTGRRLVGPAAELVAEARRAVTGDRPPRP; translated from the coding sequence GTGCCCCGCGTGCCCGACCCCCGTACCGTTCCCCTCCCGCCGCGCACGCCGGATCTGGAGTCGCTGCGGCTCCTGGTGCTCGTGGCCGACCTGGGGAGTCTGGGCCGGGCGGCCGAGCGGCTGCGGATCTCCCAGCCGTCCGCCAGCCGCCGGCTGTCCACGCTGGAACGCGGGCTCGGGCTGGTGCTGGTCGACCGGACCCGCCGCGGGTCCCGGTTGACGCTGGCCGGTCAGGTCGTCGCCGGCCACGCCCGGCGGGTGCTGGACGAACTGGACGAGCTGCTGGCCGGGGCGGGCAAGCTGCGCGACCGGCGGGAGGCCGAGCTGCGGGTCGCGGCGAGCCTGACCATCGCGGAGTATCTGCTGCCGGTGTGGATCAGCCGGCTGCGCGGCCGGCGGCCCGAGTTGTACATCGGGCTTCAGGTGACCAACAGCGAGAACGTTCCCGAGCTGGTGGAGTCGGGCGAGGCCGACATCGGGTTCATCGAGGGGCCGCGGCTGTCCCGTGTGATGTCCACCCGGCAGGTGGCCGAGGACCGGCTCGTCGTCGTGGTCGACCCCGGCCACCCGTGGGCGCGGCGGCAGGAGCCGCTGTCGGCGCGGGAGTTGTCGCGTACGCCGCTGGTGCTGCGGGAGAGCGGTTCCGGTACCCGGCAGACCCTGGACCGCGCGTTGTACCTGGCCGGTTGTGAACGCGTCCGGCCGCTGGTGGAACTGGGTTCGACGGCGGCCGTGCGCGGTGCGGTGATCGCCGGTACCGGGCCGTCCGTCCTGAGCGAACTCGCCGTCCGCGGGGACATCGCCGAGGGCCGGCTCGTCGGCGTCGACGTCGCGGGCGTCGACCTCACCCGCGACCTGCGCGCGGTCTGGCCCACCGGACGCCGGCTGGTGGGCCCCGCGGCGGAACTGGTCGCGGAGGCCCGCCGAGCGGTCACCGGCGACCGGCCGCCCCGCCCATAG
- a CDS encoding type I polyketide synthase, giving the protein MDSHAYQPSGHPVAIVGLAAMFPQAHDVREFWDNVVTGRDCVTDVPETSWSVADHYDPDMRAPDKTYARRGGFLPPVVFDPVEFAMPPATLDSIGLVQLLSLRVAREVLRDAGCPGAAWYDPGRTGVVLGVCGQNSTMVPLASRLRAPAVRRAALSCGLSPRDADEIARRFLAESPEWTEDSFPGILANVVAGRIANRFGLGAANCVVDAACASSLAALRMAVSELVEHRADLMITGGCDADNSVTTFLCFSKTPALSPSGAVRPFDREADGTLLGEGIGMLALKRLADAERDGDRVYAVLRGLGGSSDGRTGSIYAPSADGQVTAMRRAYADAGVPAASVELIEAHGTGTRVGDTVELGALRTVLGPAPDRPRIAVGSVKSQIGHTKAAAGAAGLIKAALALHHRLLPPTINVTEPNDALRDSALYVNTRARPWIRDPARPVRRAGVSSFGFGGVNFHAVLEEHPPTPPRTLHRTPRALVWHAPDPAALLALVRDGADPADGGPVPPHHARLGVLVHDAADREALLAAATARLSDTPDADGWTLAGRAHYRRSGLPPDARAAVLFAGQGSQYVGMGADALLAVPPVRRAFDDANALWEGEEETLAQVVHPEPGRRDPAADTARLRRTAYAQPAIGALAMGHYAYLAELGFAPAAALGHSCGEVTALWSAGSLSDADCLLLTRRRGQAMRPAPGGTDRDAGAMAAVRLSAEEWRQRAQNFPQLALCNINAPDEIVVGGPTPAVEELAAACLRDGGPAVRRLPVAAAFHTPLMAHAVPVFAEAVSRTEVRPPAHPVLACTPGARYGTDPEADRRVLAEQITRPVDFAGRVRELYDDGCRVFVECGPKGILSRLVRRTLGDATVETVPADTGPGTDSAAALKNAALRLAVLGFGIRHINRYDAPDPPPPAPPSPVARRLAGPVFAMRARRAAYEAGLAVPYRCTPTGPPPDRSAAPGPADAPQPPTSPPPRPL; this is encoded by the coding sequence GTGGATTCACACGCGTACCAGCCCTCCGGGCACCCCGTCGCCATCGTCGGCCTGGCGGCGATGTTCCCGCAGGCGCACGACGTGCGGGAGTTCTGGGACAACGTGGTGACCGGCCGCGACTGCGTCACCGACGTGCCGGAGACGTCATGGAGCGTCGCCGACCATTACGACCCCGACATGCGGGCGCCGGACAAGACGTACGCCCGGCGTGGTGGCTTTCTGCCGCCGGTCGTCTTCGACCCCGTGGAGTTCGCCATGCCGCCCGCGACGCTGGACTCCATCGGGCTGGTGCAGTTGCTGAGTCTGCGGGTGGCGCGTGAGGTGCTGCGGGACGCCGGGTGCCCGGGGGCGGCGTGGTACGACCCGGGCCGCACCGGGGTGGTCCTCGGGGTGTGCGGCCAGAACAGCACGATGGTGCCGCTCGCCTCCCGGTTGCGTGCCCCCGCCGTGCGCAGGGCGGCGCTCAGTTGCGGTCTGTCGCCCCGGGACGCCGACGAGATCGCCCGCAGGTTCCTCGCGGAGTCCCCGGAGTGGACCGAGGACAGCTTCCCCGGGATCCTGGCCAACGTCGTCGCCGGGCGCATCGCCAACCGGTTCGGCCTGGGCGCCGCCAACTGCGTGGTCGACGCCGCGTGCGCCAGCTCGCTGGCCGCGTTGCGGATGGCGGTGAGCGAACTCGTCGAGCACCGCGCCGACCTGATGATCACCGGGGGCTGCGACGCCGACAACTCGGTCACCACGTTCCTGTGCTTCAGCAAGACACCGGCCCTGTCGCCCAGCGGCGCCGTCCGCCCCTTCGACCGGGAGGCCGACGGCACCCTGCTCGGCGAGGGCATCGGCATGCTGGCGCTCAAACGCCTCGCCGACGCCGAACGGGACGGCGACCGCGTCTACGCCGTGCTGCGCGGACTCGGCGGCTCCAGCGACGGCCGCACCGGCAGCATCTACGCCCCCAGCGCCGACGGTCAGGTCACCGCGATGCGCCGGGCCTACGCCGACGCCGGGGTCCCCGCCGCCTCCGTGGAGCTGATCGAGGCGCACGGCACGGGCACCCGGGTCGGCGACACCGTCGAACTCGGCGCCCTGCGCACCGTTCTCGGCCCCGCCCCGGACCGGCCGCGGATCGCCGTCGGCAGCGTGAAGTCCCAGATCGGGCACACCAAGGCGGCGGCCGGCGCGGCCGGGCTGATCAAGGCGGCGCTCGCCCTGCACCACCGCCTGCTGCCGCCCACCATCAACGTCACCGAACCCAACGACGCGCTCCGCGACAGCGCCCTGTACGTCAACACCCGCGCCCGCCCCTGGATCCGTGACCCGGCCCGTCCGGTGCGCCGCGCCGGGGTCTCCTCGTTCGGCTTCGGCGGGGTGAACTTCCACGCCGTCCTGGAGGAACACCCGCCCACCCCGCCCCGGACGCTGCACCGCACCCCGCGGGCGTTGGTGTGGCACGCCCCCGACCCGGCCGCGCTGCTCGCCCTGGTGCGCGACGGCGCGGACCCGGCCGACGGCGGCCCGGTGCCGCCGCACCACGCCCGGCTGGGCGTCCTCGTCCACGACGCGGCGGACCGCGAGGCGCTGCTGGCCGCGGCGACGGCACGGCTGTCCGACACCCCGGACGCCGACGGCTGGACCCTCGCCGGACGTGCGCACTACCGGCGTTCGGGGCTGCCGCCCGACGCGCGGGCCGCCGTGCTCTTCGCCGGCCAGGGCAGCCAGTACGTCGGCATGGGGGCCGACGCGCTCCTCGCCGTCCCCCCGGTCCGCCGGGCCTTCGACGACGCCAACGCGCTGTGGGAGGGGGAGGAGGAGACGCTGGCCCAGGTCGTCCACCCCGAGCCGGGGCGGCGTGACCCGGCCGCCGATACGGCCCGGTTGCGTCGCACCGCGTACGCGCAGCCGGCGATCGGGGCGCTCGCCATGGGCCACTACGCCTACCTCGCCGAGCTGGGGTTCGCCCCGGCGGCGGCGCTGGGGCACAGCTGCGGCGAGGTGACCGCGCTGTGGTCGGCCGGGAGCCTGTCCGACGCGGACTGCCTGCTGCTCACCCGGCGGCGCGGTCAGGCCATGCGGCCGGCACCGGGCGGCACGGACCGCGACGCGGGAGCGATGGCCGCGGTACGGCTGTCCGCCGAGGAATGGCGCCAACGTGCCCAGAACTTCCCGCAGTTGGCGCTGTGCAACATCAACGCCCCGGACGAGATCGTGGTCGGCGGCCCCACCCCGGCCGTCGAGGAACTGGCCGCGGCCTGCCTGCGCGACGGCGGACCGGCCGTGCGCCGCCTGCCGGTGGCCGCCGCCTTCCACACCCCGCTGATGGCGCACGCGGTCCCCGTCTTCGCCGAGGCCGTCTCCCGCACCGAGGTACGCCCGCCGGCCCACCCGGTGCTCGCCTGCACCCCCGGGGCCCGGTACGGCACGGACCCGGAGGCCGACCGGCGCGTCCTCGCCGAGCAGATCACGCGCCCGGTCGACTTCGCGGGCCGGGTACGGGAGTTGTACGACGACGGCTGCCGGGTCTTCGTCGAGTGCGGCCCCAAGGGGATCCTGAGCCGGCTGGTGCGACGTACCCTCGGCGACGCCACCGTGGAGACCGTGCCCGCCGACACCGGGCCGGGGACGGACAGCGCGGCGGCACTGAAGAACGCGGCGCTGCGGCTGGCCGTCCTGGGCTTCGGCATCCGGCACATCAACCGCTACGACGCGCCGGACCCACCGCCCCCCGCCCCGCCGTCCCCCGTGGCCCGGCGGCTGGCCGGACCCGTGTTCGCGATGCGGGCGCGCCGGGCGGCGTACGAGGCCGGGCTCGCCGTCCCCTACCGGTGCACGCCCACCGGACCGCCGCCGGACCGCTCCGCCGCGCCCGGACCGGCCGACGCCCCCCAGCCCCCGACGTCCCCGCCGCCCCGCCCCCTGTAG
- a CDS encoding DUF6230 family protein, producing the protein MTSRTATPTAGTGRTGPHPSTPARTNWRRFAMVAPVTLALAAGTVWASTAVGAPVSFAVSGSTFQVAADHLTGTGAVQFAAFAQDNSGKQRPVAVAGVNHARIYRMCQSSVARTPFGSVTLRIRSVGDNPVEADHLVIDLDRLEGRWRFGQVVMGRDAGRLDAVEGVHGLPGAYGQQAGTLEIDRMRLHAWSIAAGTFSLKNAGMSIEPGDHPCL; encoded by the coding sequence ATGACGTCGAGAACCGCCACCCCGACCGCGGGCACCGGCCGGACCGGCCCACACCCTTCGACCCCCGCGCGCACCAACTGGCGGCGGTTCGCCATGGTGGCGCCGGTGACGCTGGCGCTGGCCGCAGGGACCGTCTGGGCCTCGACGGCCGTCGGGGCGCCGGTGTCGTTCGCGGTCTCCGGCAGTACGTTCCAGGTCGCCGCCGACCATCTGACCGGTACGGGAGCGGTGCAGTTCGCCGCCTTCGCCCAGGACAACTCGGGCAAGCAGCGACCGGTGGCGGTCGCCGGGGTGAACCACGCGCGCATCTACCGGATGTGCCAGTCCTCGGTGGCCCGCACCCCGTTCGGCAGTGTGACGTTGAGGATCCGCTCCGTCGGGGACAACCCGGTGGAAGCCGACCACCTGGTCATCGACCTCGACCGGCTGGAGGGCCGCTGGCGGTTCGGCCAGGTGGTGATGGGACGGGACGCGGGGCGGCTGGACGCCGTGGAGGGCGTCCACGGCCTGCCGGGCGCGTACGGGCAGCAGGCGGGCACCTTGGAGATCGACCGCATGCGGCTGCACGCCTGGTCCATCGCGGCCGGGACGTTCAGCCTGAAGAACGCCGGGATGTCCATCGAGCCGGGGGACCACCCATGCCTGTGA